In a single window of the Notamacropus eugenii isolate mMacEug1 chromosome 4, mMacEug1.pri_v2, whole genome shotgun sequence genome:
- the MC2R gene encoding adrenocorticotropic hormone receptor codes for MRTDRAHELIKILGHGGNPPENITENSTNNTDCIQVVVPEEVFFAISIIGVLENLMVLLAVIKNRNLHSPMYFFICSLAVSDMLGSLYKILENILIIFRNMGYLKPRGDFETTADDVVDSLFILSLLGSIFSLSVIAADRYITIFHALQYHSIMTMRRAVSILAVIWAFCTGSGITMVIFSYDVPTVISFTSLFPLMLIFILCLYVHMFLLAHSHAKKITSLPSNRVHPRANMKGAITLTILLGIFLCCWAPFVLHILLVTFCPNNPYCACYLSIFQVNGMLIMCNAVIDPMIYAFRSPELRSTFRKMFCCSGCKCNY; via the coding sequence ATGCGGACGGATAGAGCTCATGAGTTGATTAAGATTCTGGGACATGGTGGCAACCCACCTGAAAATATCACTGAAAACTCCACAAATAACACAGACTGCATCCAAGTTGTGGTCCCAGAAGAAGTGTTCTTTGCCATTTCTATCATTGGAGTTTTGGAGAATCTGATGGTCCTCCTGGCTGTCATCAAGAACAGGAACCTCCATTCCCCCAtgtattttttcatctgtagcTTAGCAGTTTCAGATATGTTGGGAAGCCTATATAAAATCCTGGAGAACATCCTGATCATCTTCCGGAACATGGGTTATCTCAAACCTCGTGGAGATTTTGAAACCACAGCAGATGATGTTGTAGACTCCCTGTTCATCCTTTCATTGCTTGGATCTATTTTCAGCCTATCAGTGATTGCTGCCGACCGCTACATTACAATTTTTCATGCTCTGCAGTATCACAGCATCATGACAATGAGACGTGCTGTAAGCATCCTAGCAGTAATCTGGGCATTTTGTACTGGAAGTGGTATTACCATGGTCATCTTCTCCTATGATGTACCCACTGTCATTTCCTTTACTTCCCTGTTCCCTTTGATGCTCATTTTTATCCTGTGTCTCTATGTGCATATGTTCCTACTGGCTCATTCCCATGCCAAGAAGATCACCTCTTTGCCCTCCAATAGAGTGCACCCAAGAGCGAACATGAAAGGAGCCATCACACTCACCATTCTACTAGGCATCTTCCTTTGTTGCTGGGCCCCTTTTGTCCTTCACATCCTCCTGGTGACATTCTGTCCAAATAATCCCTACTGTGCGTGCTACTtgtccatcttccaggtgaatgGAATGCTGATTATGTGCAATGCCGTCATTGACCCAATGATCTATGCATTCCGGAGCCCAGAATTGCGGAGTACTTTCAGGAAAATGTTCTGCTGTTCTGGATGCAAGTGCAATTATTAA